The DNA region TTACCGATCGCTACCTCAAACGGGCTGGACTGGACTACTGGCCGTTTGTCAAGCTTCGCTATCACGCCGATTGGTCGGTCTTTGCCGAATTTCACCGCCCGATCGGGGGACGACTGATTGGATTTTCCAGCGGTGGCAGCACGTCTTATCACCACATCGCCTACGCCCCTACGGATTGGCTGCTGTTTGGCAGCGAAACGGAGGGGTTGCCGACTTCGGTGCTGGAAACTTGTGACCTGATTGCTCGTATTCCCATGGACTGCGCGGGTGTTCGTAGCCTGAATCTATCGTCAAGCACCGCGATCGGGCTGTTTGAGGCTCGGCGGCAGTTGGGATTGTTGGGGTAAGTCCTGTTGCGAGTACAGGCCCTGGGTAATGAGGAGGTTGAGGGGTAATGAGCAGCGAGGACGGTCAC from Limnothrix sp. FACHB-406 includes:
- a CDS encoding tRNA (cytidine(34)-2'-O)-methyltransferase, with amino-acid sequence MQPQIVLVNPQIPPNTGNIARTCAATGTELHLVGPLGFEITDRYLKRAGLDYWPFVKLRYHADWSVFAEFHRPIGGRLIGFSSGGSTSYHHIAYAPTDWLLFGSETEGLPTSVLETCDLIARIPMDCAGVRSLNLSSSTAIGLFEARRQLGLLG